In the genome of Bacillus solimangrovi, one region contains:
- a CDS encoding flagellar FlbD family protein, whose translation MIKLTRLNGSEFNLNALYIEQVEALPDTTISLINGKKFVVREDKEKVLKMIMGFYKDVSIFGALKDVEGD comes from the coding sequence ATGATAAAACTTACACGCTTAAATGGTAGTGAGTTTAATTTAAATGCTTTATACATAGAACAGGTTGAAGCTTTGCCTGATACGACAATTTCATTAATAAATGGGAAGAAATTTGTTGTGAGGGAAGATAAAGAAAAAGTTCTTAAAATGATAATGGGTTTTTACAAAGATGTCTCTATTTTTGGAGCGCTTAAGGATGTGGAGGGGGATTAG
- the fliL gene encoding flagellar basal body-associated protein FliL, which translates to MLKNKLVSIVLILLAAITLLGVVALFVILNFAGDNNEHAEPTIDEILEQSVETDEITTNLLSNDFIRIKFRIQTDSEDAKEELAKRTFQVRNILIQELSSMKAADFKGKEKLIELESMLKMRLNEIMQEGTIEKVYITDFVLQ; encoded by the coding sequence TTGTTAAAAAACAAACTCGTTAGTATTGTGCTTATCCTCTTAGCGGCTATAACATTATTAGGGGTTGTGGCACTATTTGTAATATTGAATTTTGCTGGGGATAACAATGAGCATGCAGAACCGACGATTGATGAAATTTTAGAACAGTCTGTAGAAACAGATGAGATTACGACCAATTTATTGAGCAATGATTTTATTCGAATTAAGTTTAGAATTCAAACAGATAGTGAAGATGCAAAAGAAGAATTAGCAAAACGCACATTCCAAGTTCGCAACATATTAATTCAAGAGCTTTCTTCAATGAAAGCAGCCGACTTTAAGGGAAAAGAGAAGTTAATAGAATTAGAGAGCATGTTAAAGATGCGCTTAAATGAAATTATGCAAGAAGGTACAATTGAAAAAGTATATATTACAGACTTCGTCTTGCAGTGA
- the fliM gene encoding flagellar motor switch protein FliM produces the protein MAEEVLSQSEIDALLSAISTGEMNAEELKKEEKEKKVKTYDFKRALRFSKDQIRSLSRIHENYARMLTTFFAAQLRTYIQVGVASVDQIPYEEFIRSIPKMTVLNVFEVPPLDGRILMEVNPNIAYSMMDRTLGGRGGSVNKVENLTEIETKIMSNLFEKAADNLREAWSTVIDIDPILTDFEVNPQFLQMVSPNETVVVISLNTTIGETSGMINICIPHVVLEPILPKLSVHYWMQSTKKEREPEEIEALKKRVRRTVVPLRTILGNATISVNEFLNLSTDDVIQLDQKIDEPMTVQVGERPKFYAQPGKQGNKMAIQILENIQGGDDDGE, from the coding sequence TTGGCTGAAGAGGTTCTCTCCCAAAGTGAGATTGATGCGCTGCTTTCTGCTATTTCCACTGGGGAAATGAATGCAGAGGAACTTAAAAAAGAGGAAAAAGAGAAAAAAGTAAAAACGTATGATTTTAAACGTGCTTTGCGATTTTCTAAAGATCAAATCCGAAGTTTATCACGAATTCATGAAAACTATGCACGAATGTTAACAACATTTTTTGCTGCTCAGCTTCGTACATATATTCAAGTAGGGGTAGCATCAGTAGATCAAATTCCATATGAAGAATTTATCCGCTCTATTCCAAAAATGACAGTATTAAATGTGTTTGAAGTTCCTCCTTTAGATGGAAGGATACTAATGGAGGTAAATCCAAATATTGCATATTCGATGATGGATCGTACACTTGGTGGACGTGGTGGAAGTGTTAATAAAGTAGAAAACCTTACAGAAATTGAAACGAAGATTATGTCTAATTTGTTTGAGAAAGCAGCTGATAACCTTCGTGAAGCATGGAGTACTGTTATTGATATTGATCCGATTTTAACTGATTTTGAAGTGAATCCACAGTTTTTACAAATGGTTTCACCGAATGAAACAGTTGTGGTCATTTCATTGAATACTACGATAGGTGAAACGAGTGGGATGATTAATATATGTATTCCTCATGTTGTATTAGAGCCTATCCTTCCAAAGCTTTCAGTTCATTATTGGATGCAATCGACGAAAAAAGAGCGTGAGCCTGAAGAAATTGAAGCTTTAAAGAAAAGGGTACGAAGAACAGTAGTGCCACTAAGGACTATCTTAGGTAATGCCACAATTTCAGTAAATGAGTTTCTAAATCTTTCAACAGATGATGTCATTCAATTAGATCAAAAAATTGATGAACCAATGACGGTTCAAGTTGGAGAACGTCCAAAGTTTTATGCACAACCAGGAAAACAAGGTAATAAAATGGCTATTCAAATTTTAGAAAATATCCAAGGAGGTGACGATGATGGTGAGTGA
- the fliY gene encoding flagellar motor switch phosphatase FliY, translating to MVSDDMLSQDEIDALLKGGDDEDTFEQEYTPSVEDYLSSIEQDALGEVGNISFGSSATALSTLLNQKVEITTPSVSAILMTRLQEEFPEPYVAVEVEYTDGFKGTNLLVIQRSDAAIIADLMLGGDGVNPSEDLGEIQLSAVQEAMNQMMGSSATSMSTVFSKKVDISPPKIDILNVKEGDGTDRIPEEDVLIKISFELRIGELIDSNIMQLLPVDFSKELVDSLMNPSGGEVASKAKLPKREMPIRQEQEQVQETKIMQDTSTPQIQQQMQSQQMSQPYPSHGVQEQPVYNQPVAQAGYYQQPPPMQMPPQPSGPQHIGANSYGQGADVQTAEFSSFTAPNLQPQEASNLNMLLDIPLQVTVELGRTKRSVQEILELSPGSIVELDKLAGEPVDILVNNKLIATGEVVVIEENFGVRVTDIISQKERMKKLQ from the coding sequence ATGGTGAGTGATGACATGTTAAGTCAAGATGAAATAGATGCACTTCTCAAAGGTGGAGATGATGAAGATACATTTGAGCAGGAGTATACACCATCAGTCGAAGATTACCTTTCTTCAATCGAACAGGATGCATTAGGTGAAGTAGGTAATATCTCATTTGGGAGTTCTGCTACAGCACTTTCGACTCTATTAAATCAAAAAGTAGAAATTACAACACCAAGTGTTTCTGCTATACTTATGACTAGGTTACAGGAAGAATTTCCAGAACCTTATGTTGCAGTTGAAGTTGAATATACTGATGGATTCAAAGGTACGAATCTATTAGTCATTCAAAGGAGTGATGCTGCAATCATCGCAGATTTAATGCTAGGTGGAGATGGAGTTAATCCATCAGAGGATTTAGGGGAAATTCAATTAAGTGCTGTTCAAGAGGCAATGAATCAAATGATGGGTTCATCAGCTACATCAATGTCAACAGTATTTAGTAAAAAGGTCGATATTTCTCCACCGAAAATTGATATTTTGAACGTAAAAGAAGGAGATGGAACTGACCGAATTCCGGAAGAGGATGTATTAATTAAAATTTCTTTTGAGTTAAGAATTGGTGAATTAATTGATTCAAACATTATGCAATTGTTGCCTGTTGATTTCTCTAAAGAATTGGTTGATAGTTTAATGAATCCATCTGGAGGTGAAGTAGCTTCAAAGGCAAAACTACCTAAGCGAGAAATGCCAATTCGTCAAGAACAAGAACAAGTTCAGGAGACTAAAATCATGCAAGATACATCAACTCCTCAAATACAACAACAAATGCAATCTCAACAAATGAGTCAACCGTATCCATCACATGGAGTTCAGGAACAACCAGTTTACAATCAACCGGTTGCTCAAGCGGGTTATTATCAACAACCACCTCCAATGCAGATGCCACCACAACCAAGTGGTCCTCAGCATATAGGAGCTAATTCTTACGGGCAAGGTGCGGATGTTCAAACGGCAGAATTCTCATCATTTACTGCTCCTAACTTGCAACCACAGGAAGCTAGTAATTTGAATATGTTATTAGATATTCCACTACAAGTCACGGTTGAGTTGGGACGTACGAAACGTTCTGTTCAAGAAATTTTAGAACTTTCACCAGGTTCAATTGTTGAGCTTGACAAACTGGCTGGTGAACCAGTTGATATTTTAGTGAACAATAAATTGATTGCAACTGGTGAAGTTGTTGTAATAGAAGAGAACTTTGGTGTTCGAGTAACAGATATTATCAGTCAAAAAGAAAGAATGAAAAAATTACAATAA
- a CDS encoding response regulator has translation MPGRILIVDDAAFMRMMIKDILTKNGFEVVGEAPDGAQAVEKYKEHMPDLVTMDITMPEMDGITSLKKIRKINPDAKVIMCSAMGQQAMVIDAIQAGAKDFIVKPFQADRVLEAINKTMG, from the coding sequence ATGCCAGGAAGAATTTTAATTGTCGATGATGCAGCTTTTATGCGAATGATGATTAAAGATATATTAACAAAAAATGGGTTTGAAGTTGTAGGTGAAGCCCCAGACGGTGCTCAAGCTGTTGAAAAATATAAAGAACATATGCCAGATCTAGTTACAATGGATATTACGATGCCAGAAATGGACGGGATTACTTCTCTAAAAAAAATTAGAAAGATCAATCCAGATGCAAAAGTTATCATGTGTTCTGCTATGGGGCAACAAGCTATGGTAATCGATGCGATCCAAGCAGGAGCAAAGGACTTTATTGTGAAACCTTTCCAAGCTGACCGTGTATTAGAAGCAATTAACAAAACAATGGGTTAA